AAGACTGCCAACATAACTACCACCTATGACAAAGTTATAGaaataatctaaaataaaataccaaatGAGCGAGCCCCAAACCATAATATGATTAACAATTGTCCAATATGATGTATCAAGGGCTATTTGGACAGTCACGACTATGACTAATATAGTAGCTACAACACTTCCTAGTAACATATGATCAGAAAGTACATAGCCCTTTGGTGATACTCCATCCTTATACGTTCCTAAAGATACATTCAATCATAATCTTAattgaaatgttttaattttaaaatatagcaAAAGGATGCATACATTAATTACACTTACCATATGgaactaaaaataatacacagCTAGCAAAAAATCCATGTATAGCACTCCAGcaaaattcctttttattaaaaagtaaattttgtaatcCTGGTGCATAAAGTTTTGGGTACattaaactatttttatcattaacaTCTTGATCAAATATACCGACTGCCATTacaggtaatgacgtataaaagAGGTTGTAGACAGAAATATACATAGGATCAAATACAGTctgcaaagaaataaacatttgtaAGAATGTATCAAAAACTTATCCTTCAAccaaatttccattttataaatgtttgaaaatcagaataaattaaaaattcgttcAATTTCCCAATACTCGACTTTGGAACTAGTTGCTCAACAAAGGAATTTTGCGAATCACATTCGCCTTAGTCTCATCATTTTAGAACTATAAAATACATAGTGGATATAGATgagattataaataaaataaatttatacctGTGCGCTAAATCCACAGAAAAAGGCAAACCAGATGTGACATAATGTAAACGcaaaattcttataaaaaaaatatctaagaaatttgctcattctatagTATGACCATCTCCCATGAACGAGAAGTAATCTTTCCAAAAATCTAAACTGTCCTATGGAATAGTCGGATGCTAGTACAGCTTGTAATCCCTCTTGCCCACTGATGCCAACACCTATATGAGCTGTTTTTATCATTGAAACATCGTTTGCTCCATCACCAATTGCCAGAGTCAcagcatttttatttttctttattaattcgaCTACCATTGCTTTTTGTAAAGGAGTTACGCGACAACATATCACAGCTTTACCTAAGAATTTAGAATGTAcaatgttataattatatataatataaatataaacaatcttttgtaataaatatacaagaatttttctaaataaatacacATACATTGGCTTGATACATCGAGGAAAAGTTGTTCAAGTTGCGGATGTAATGCATGAACTAAGGAATGCCCATTAATAACCACCGCGAATCCTGTTGCTTGTTCCATTTCATGCTCATCTTGTTCGTCTCTGCTAGGATTGTATTCAGTATCGCtgctatatataaaaaatataaagtttaaatgaaacaagatgactttagaataaaatatgatttacaTTAACAGTGCTTTCTTAGAATCAAGTTTCGTTTTTTCCCGAAGTTACTAGACTTTTAAATTCAACCAatggtaaaatataatatacaattacttactgagaaaaaaaaggaagaaatttaatttgttccattgaatataaaaatgatgcGTATTAATCATAAACAATACACACAGTGCACTGTATCATGAACTACTGATATAATAACGTGACATAAGCAACATACTTTcggtgttgttgttgttattattatcattattactaAGATTAATTTTAAGCATACAGAAAGAGAAGGAGTGAGTTTCAAGCACAtgataattatcattattcgTTTCGACTAATtaatgttaatacataattatagGATATTGAGAAgtacaaaacaaaaattgaagtATTTGAGAAAGAAAACTGATACCTAAGTCTACTATACTCAAATGTCTACATCATAAATAGAATGATTGACAAGCACGAGATAAATAGAttctcaatatttttctataataaaaagagagtTTGAGAAAGAAAGTAATTGATAGTATACAGAACCTTAACAtctgtatatatatgaatatcttaaaaatttgcatgcaaatgtatatttaactgtataattgaaacttaaatcaatttaaatataataaaatttatattgttgcatATATGATAAATTGAGTTGACATGTATTGGTGCAGTTTAACTTATCAATACTTTTGAAATGTCATATTGCATgctaaagaatatttaaactaATTGGTACTTATTAATAGCAATATTATTGAGAATGCATAATTCGTGATcaatgattttttatattgaatcttattatttgaatttaatattgaagACAGAAAATCTagatctgaaatatttataaattcttagGCATAACCAGACGAAGAAAGCATTACACAGAACATGATGCCACATTCAATATGAAAgagaaacttttaaaataaatgcgTTAATTAGTCAGATTGAGATATGGAAAAGGTTAATGATTGGTACTCCGTCTCTTTCATGTGCCTGACCTTTCCTTGTCCCACCTGAATGTGACAACGGAGAGAGTTGGCCGATTTTGATGACCAGAAGTTGTTTTGATAGTTTCCAAGTATCGCGATAACTGATTTTCAACACCGTCATAAGTAGTGGAATCTACTATAAAAACATCTGTAAGATCATCTGTCAGCAACTGGCAGGAATAGCCAATATTGATAGCTGtttctgtataaaaatataaaacaacataaatatttatttatggtgTATACAGCTTTAAGATAATGATTTTAAGACAATACCTTGTTTGTCACCAGTTAATACCCAGATTTTAATACCAGCCAGAGCTAAATTAGCAATAGTTTGAGGTACACCATCTTGTAACTTATCTTCAATGGCAGTAGCGCCTAATAATGTCAtatccttttctatttcttcataAATTGCATCCAATTTATCATCCCTATTTTCTTGACTCATGGCAGCTTCTTGATGACGTTGCTTCCaatcattgaaaaattgttcatcTAGATCTCTGACCGAAAGGCACAATGTTCTTAAGCCCTCACCCGCAAATTTATTAAGATGTTCCAATGTTTTTGACGTGATATCCTCACTGCCTTTTTTTAATCGTTCATAAATAACATTGTCCGCTCCTTTGCAATATAGCCTAAGATGTCCATCCTTCCTCAAAATTACAGACATTCTTTTCCTAACATTATTAAAGTCCAAAATGCAAAGTAGCTCgtatatttcacgttttccCATAACTTCAATTGTTATACTATTTGGAGATCTCTCTTTAAATACAAAACCAAAGTTTCTAGCGGCAGATACAAGGGCAGCCTCATCCGGTGACTGTGCTTGATATTCTAGCTTGCCGTTTTTTTCTTCCGGCATAACAGTATGACAAAGTGCCAACAATCGAAAGAAACTATGAACATCTTCGTTATTCCCTTTTACAGCATCGAGTAATGCAGAATCATAGAACTTGAATTCCGGTTCGTAATCCTTGTTGAAGGAGAAATCCAATGCTGGGAATGTCTGTAAACgtacattaaattacatttagaAACGATTTTTTGTGCGCTACAATGTGTTAGTATGACACACAAAAGATAGTAAGTATATGGAAATggaaatgttagaaattaaaataaatacctTGCCTCCATATAAATAGATTCGGTCAAGTCGGCAGACACATATgagatattataattttataattccttCAAAGCATTGTGAAAATAAGTGTTCAACATTTAAGCAATTTAAGAGCAATTGAATTTACTTGTAAAGAAAAGGAGGGTACTACACATGCATCTAATGTATTTAATGTACTAGAAAATATAGACAACAATTGGAAAGCAACAGTTAGTAATTGCTACATACTTGCAAAGCCAAaacatttgttaaattttctacgtttAGTAATTCTTTTACAACGTATCTAACTACCATAGCATACAGATAGGCTAACAACGGAAAAAACTAAGCTGAATAATGCATAAAATTTTCTCCGTTTGTGGGAGAGATGTGTTAATTATTGTCATGCGTACAGAAAGTTTATGTGGAACCATCGGACTGCCAATTGGGCCTGGCTCTCCAATTATATTGGATATCCTATCCACCTGTTCCAGTAGACGTACGTTTGGACCACTTATAGGTGTATAAACTTGAACAAATTCTTGTCCATTTTTCCATCGCATCGTAGGTGTTCGGGCAGCTTTGTTCGTCTACATGCAGCACACACATGCTAAGTGATGTACATGAAAACTTATGCAAAATATGGCCAAACTGTGAAATGATTCTATTGTTTGCATTTTGTTATCAAGAAAAAATTACAGAACTAACaacttttatttgatatttactCACTTAacgtatattatttaacatatattatttaacatatattatttaacattacattaacattatattattaaataaaataaataaaaattttcattttaatgaaatctCTAACACCATGTCAATACATTATATCTTCATCTTATAAACAATTGCATTCTTTCTTGATAACAAATATGAAATGAATGAAACCGATGTATGAATATATCAATGCTAGATGAttaagtttattaaatataataatttgtgatttgaaaatacaataaaaagtCTGTAATTAAGCAAGTAtcttttttaagaaacaaacTTGCCATTTcaaatcaataaattatctatatttCTTGATATAAGACATGTACATAACGGAGGAACTCAACACTGgagtattgaaaattataaatcacaGTGAGTCTCATTGcaacgataacaaaaatattgaacttaaaagtaaaatgttacatttttacaaaacaTTAAAGCTAGTGAAAAAGACGACCGATTTCTTTATACAACAAACTAGTAATAACGTACCCCATCATCCGCATCGAGTCTGATTATGGATAAAGAGATAAACAGACTCACCTCACTTACATCGACGACTTCCCCGGTAACATCGTCGATAATGTCCCCATAACATTTTCCTGCCACAGAACACTTGTTAAAAGTCATGATATTCTGTGTTAATGTTCCGGTTTTAtcggaaaatatatattctatttgtcCCAACTCCTCGTTTAATGTAGTAGTCCTTGCTTTAGCGTGTGTGTTCGTAGGTGCATAGTACATCTCTTCATCCCAGTTGATCAAAAACGACTGAACGAATCTGATAACTTCGACACTCACGTATAAACTGATTGGCACCACTGTGTTCAATACGATAGCATAAGAAAAGAACACAAGCAGAGCGATCACTGTGGCACCTGCCATAGGCTCGCTAGGCACCAACGAGTCCCAGGGTAGATACACTTGAAAATAACGGCCTACAAGACTTTCCCAAATACCACAGCCGATCATACAGAACAAACACatagaaagtaaaaagaacACTATCCCGATGATGAGAAGATTCAGCAGCCTATCTATAGAAGTCCTCTTAAATTTGGTCTTCCCTGAGTTTTGCATTAATTTGGTATCCTTGCCTGCAAAGATGACCACGCCATAGCACCATTGCGTGTTTCGGAGCACGCAACctcgtaatataattttgtcgTTGTCCAATGGGTATCTGTAATGTATTACACATAAAACAGTTTTAACGTATGTGTCTTTATATCGTGTTCAATGTAATAGAATTAACAGGAACACGATTACTTACTTTCGTCCTTTCCACGTAAGAGTACCATCAAATTTATTCAACAAATTATTAGGAGTTTCGCAAACAATTTCTCCGTCAAATTGAC
This Bombus pascuorum chromosome 1, iyBomPasc1.1, whole genome shotgun sequence DNA region includes the following protein-coding sequences:
- the LOC132908260 gene encoding phospholipid-transporting ATPase ID isoform X2, giving the protein MIREDEEEEGPRWKYVRGEADIVSSARLKCHEEEEVKDCDETDKVSVACTATKSDAEDSRKGSTTAASVCNDDENSGTRRKKKKRRKTRKKLQLQQLQLESTDSQVHSVVNLPSSSDEVEAVGECSKRDSSSSLGGTSRHNTLRESLLTVLGKLVIWKGTRYRSSTAASSSPSAPPNSPPATECIGRSTSFFSSETERRIRANNREFNSQFNYANNYIKTSKYSVLTFLPLNLFEQFQRLANFYFLCLLVLQMIPAISSLTPITTAIPLIGVLMLTAVKDAYDDFQRHSSDSQVNNRKSQTLRGTSLREEKWSQVQVGDVIRMENDQFVAADVLLLSTSEPNGLCYIETAELDGETNLKCRQCLPETAEMMDNHELIGQFDGEIVCETPNNLLNKFDGTLTWKGRKYPLDNDKIILRGCVLRNTQWCYGVVIFAGKDTKLMQNSGKTKFKRTSIDRLLNLLIIGIVFFLLSMCLFCMIGCGIWESLVGRYFQVYLPWDSLVPSEPMAGATVIALLVFFSYAIVLNTVVPISLYVSVEVIRFVQSFLINWDEEMYYAPTNTHAKARTTTLNEELGQIEYIFSDKTGTLTQNIMTFNKCSVAGKCYGDIIDDVTGEVVDVSETNKAARTPTMRWKNGQEFVQVYTPISGPNVRLLEQVDRISNIIGEPGPIGSPMVPHKLSTFPALDFSFNKDYEPEFKFYDSALLDAVKGNNEDVHSFFRLLALCHTVMPEEKNGKLEYQAQSPDEAALVSAARNFGFVFKERSPNSITIEVMGKREIYELLCILDFNNVRKRMSVILRKDGHLRLYCKGADNVIYERLKKGSEDITSKTLEHLNKFAGEGLRTLCLSVRDLDEQFFNDWKQRHQEAAMSQENRDDKLDAIYEEIEKDMTLLGATAIEDKLQDGVPQTIANLALAGIKIWVLTGDKQETAINIGYSCQLLTDDLTDVFIVDSTTYDGVENQLSRYLETIKTTSGHQNRPTLSVVTFRWDKESDTEYNPSRDEQDEHEMEQATGFAVVINGHSLVHALHPQLEQLFLDVSSQCKAVICCRVTPLQKAMVVELIKKNKNAVTLAIGDGANDVSMIKTAHIGVGISGQEGLQAVLASDYSIGQFRFLERLLLVHGRWSYYRMSKFLRYFFYKNFAFTLCHIWFAFFCGFSAQTVFDPMYISVYNLFYTSLPVMAVGIFDQDVNDKNSLMYPKLYAPGLQNLLFNKKEFCWSAIHGFFASCVLFLVPYGTYKDGVSPKGYVLSDHMLLGSVVATILVIVVTVQIALDTSYWTIVNHIMVWGSLIWYFILDYFYNFVIGGSYVGSLTMAMSEATFWFTAVISCIILVIPVLSWRFFFIDVRPTLSDRVRLKQRLAQLRSRQSQDILRTPSTRRTRRSLRSGYAFAHQEGFGKLITSGKIMRKLPNGADFKFAMPFTNNTNKQVSVATTSPKDNASKNSHTLDTINL
- the LOC132908260 gene encoding phospholipid-transporting ATPase ID isoform X6: MIREDEEEEGPRWKYVRGEADIVSSARLKCHEEEEVKDCDETDKVSVACTATKSDAEDSRKGSTTAASVCNDDENSGTRRKKKKRRKTRKKLQLQQLQLESTDSQVHSVVNLPSSSDEVEAVGECSKRDSSSSLGGTSRHNTLRESLLTVLGKLVIWKGTRYRSSTAASSSPSAPPNSPPATECIGRSTSFFSSETERRIRANNREFNSQFNYANNYIKTSKYSVLTFLPLNLFEQFQRLANFYFLCLLVLQMIPAISSLTPITTAIPLIGVLMLTAVKDAYDDFQRHSSDSQVNNRKSQTLRGTSLREEKWSQVQVGDVIRMENDQFVAADVLLLSTSEPNGLCYIETAELDGETNLKCRQCLPETAEMMDNHELIGQFDGEIVCETPNNLLNKFDGTLTWKGRKYPLDNDKIILRGCVLRNTQWCYGVVIFAGKDTKLMQNSGKTKFKRTSIDRLLNLLIIGIVFFLLSMCLFCMIGCGIWESLVGRYFQVYLPWDSLVPSEPMAGATVIALLVFFSYAIVLNTVVPISLYVSVEVIRFVQSFLINWDEEMYYAPTNTHAKARTTTLNEELGQIEYIFSDKTGTLTQNIMTFNKCSVAGKCYGDIIDDVTGEVVDVSETFPALDFSFNKDYEPEFKFYDSALLDAVKGNNEDVHSFFRLLALCHTVMPEEKNGKLEYQAQSPDEAALVSAARNFGFVFKERSPNSITIEVMGKREIYELLCILDFNNVRKRMSVILRKDGHLRLYCKGADNVIYERLKKGSEDITSKTLEHLNKFAGEGLRTLCLSVRDLDEQFFNDWKQRHQEAAMSQENRDDKLDAIYEEIEKDMTLLGATAIEDKLQDGVPQTIANLALAGIKIWVLTGDKQETAINIGYSCQLLTDDLTDVFIVDSTTYDGVENQLSRYLETIKTTSGHQNRPTLSVVTFRWDKESSDTEYNPSRDEQDEHEMEQATGFAVVINGHSLVHALHPQLEQLFLDVSSQCKAVICCRVTPLQKAMVVELIKKNKNAVTLAIGDGANDVSMIKTAHIGVGISGQEGLQAVLASDYSIGQFRFLERLLLVHGRWSYYRMSKFLRYFFYKNFAFTLCHIWFAFFCGFSAQTVFDPMYISVYNLFYTSLPVMAVGIFDQDVNDKNSLMYPKLYAPGLQNLLFNKKEFCWSAIHGFFASCVLFLVPYGTYKDGVSPKGYVLSDHMLLGSVVATILVIVVTVQIALDTSYWTIVNHIMVWGSLIWYFILDYFYNFVIGGSYVGSLTMAMSEATFWFTAVISCIILVIPVLSWRFFFIDVRPTLSDRVRLKQRLAQLRSRQSQDILRTPSTRRTRRSLRSGYAFAHQEGFGKLITSGKIMRKLPNGADFKFAMPFTNNTNKQVSVATTSPKDNASKNSHTLDTINL